One genomic segment of Erinaceus europaeus chromosome 18, mEriEur2.1, whole genome shotgun sequence includes these proteins:
- the LOC103111608 gene encoding vitelline membrane outer layer protein 1 homolog: MAGHTGTCLLLLLLLLLWVVCCGCSGSTGLSGYTSSVEVANGGPWGDWAWPQMCPEGFFASGFSLKVEPPQGTLLDDTALNGIRLHCSRRTAECNTHQVESQAGSWGAWSQLQWCPDGSFLVAFSLCVEAPGAFGDNTAANNVRFRCSDGSELQGAGLLWGDFGDWSEPCPKGACGLQTKVQTPRGLLDDTALNDVRLLCCSG, translated from the exons ATGGCTGGGCACACAGGCACctgtctgctgctgctgctgctgctgctgctgtgggtGGTGTGCTGTGGGTGTTCGGGGTCCACGGGCCTGAGTGGCTACACCTCCTCAGTGGAGGTGGCCAACGGGGGCCCCTGGGGCGACTGGGCCTGGCCTCAGATGTGTCCAGAGGGATTCTTTGCTAGCGGCTTCTCACTCAAG GTGGAGCCCCCCCAAGGTACCCTTCTGGACGACACGGCTCTGAATGGGATTCGGCTCCACTGCTCGCGTAGGACTGCAGAGTGCAACACACACCAGGTGGAGTCCCAGGCCGGCAG ctggggCGCCTGGAGCCAGCTGCAGTGGTGTCCTGATGGTAGCTTCCTCGTGGCCTTCTCGCTCTGTGTGGAGGCTCCAGGGGCCTTCGGGGACAACACAGCAGCCAACAACGTGCGCTTCCGCTGCTCTGATGGTTCAGAGCTGCAGGGGGCAGGCCTGCTATGGGGAGACTTCGGGGACTGGAGCGAGCCGTGCCCCAAAGGTGCCTGCGGCCTGCAGACCAAGGTCCAGACACCCAGGGGCCTCCTGGACGACACTGCGCTCAATGACGTGCGTCTCCTCTGCTGCAGCGGCTGA